From a region of the Candidatus Pantoea bituminis genome:
- a CDS encoding carbohydrate porin, translating to MKSKKAVQRFPLRRVATGTLMFAMLSGSAMAADALSSDSEWMFGDWGGYRTQLQNDGIKFDVNYTMESAANLAGGADTNTTMRYSDQWSFGTNFDLEKLLNWQDAEFQMTVTNRDGQNLSEQVADKRTGMLSSVQEVYGRGQTWRLTQFWLRKGLFDNVVDIKAGRVTVGEDFDNFDGNLFQNLALGSGQAGNWRGDRWFNWPVSQWGGRIKLNITPEVFFQVGFYNQNAANYDRGDGFRLDTSNSEGNMVPAELGWTPTFGPQKLPGNYRLGGYYSSANGDVYGSWRNGAYQDKDHAYGGYLLLQQQLTAQDGDVNRGIGVRVQAVMNDHKTSKTDNYQSIAFTWKGPFDARPKDEIGIGAARIHVNSDYTRSLRQQNGANGETDFDSPTYLPVQEGSEYNYEVYYNAKVTNWMSLRPNLQYVTAPGAVSEVKDAFIGGISANIAF from the coding sequence ATGAAAAGTAAAAAAGCAGTGCAACGCTTTCCGCTGCGTCGCGTCGCGACCGGCACCTTAATGTTCGCGATGTTAAGCGGATCGGCGATGGCAGCCGACGCGCTGAGTTCTGACTCAGAGTGGATGTTTGGTGATTGGGGCGGTTACCGAACGCAGCTGCAAAACGATGGCATTAAATTCGATGTTAATTACACCATGGAAAGCGCGGCAAACTTAGCGGGCGGCGCTGACACCAACACCACCATGCGCTACAGCGACCAATGGTCGTTTGGCACCAATTTCGACCTGGAAAAACTGCTTAACTGGCAGGATGCGGAATTCCAGATGACAGTCACTAATCGTGACGGACAAAACCTGTCAGAGCAGGTTGCTGACAAGCGCACCGGTATGTTGTCCTCCGTGCAGGAGGTCTATGGACGTGGCCAAACCTGGCGTCTGACGCAATTCTGGCTGCGCAAAGGCTTGTTCGATAATGTGGTGGATATCAAAGCGGGTCGCGTCACTGTGGGCGAAGATTTCGATAACTTTGATGGCAATCTGTTCCAGAACCTGGCGCTCGGCAGCGGTCAGGCAGGGAACTGGCGTGGCGATCGCTGGTTCAACTGGCCGGTTTCGCAATGGGGCGGCCGCATCAAGCTGAATATTACGCCAGAGGTCTTCTTCCAGGTCGGTTTCTATAACCAGAACGCAGCGAACTACGATCGCGGTGATGGTTTCCGCCTTGATACCAGCAATTCTGAAGGCAATATGGTGCCGGCAGAATTAGGCTGGACGCCAACCTTTGGCCCGCAAAAATTGCCAGGTAACTATCGTCTTGGCGGTTATTACTCATCAGCCAACGGTGATGTGTATGGCAGCTGGCGCAACGGCGCGTATCAGGATAAAGACCACGCCTATGGCGGCTATCTGTTGTTGCAACAACAGTTGACGGCGCAGGATGGCGACGTTAATCGCGGTATAGGTGTACGCGTTCAGGCGGTAATGAACGACCACAAAACTTCAAAAACCGACAACTATCAATCTATCGCTTTTACCTGGAAGGGGCCGTTTGATGCGCGTCCTAAGGATGAGATTGGTATCGGTGCCGCACGCATTCATGTGAACAGCGATTACACCCGCTCGCTGCGTCAGCAGAATGGCGCTAACGGCGAAACTGATTTTGATAGCCCAACCTATCTGCCGGTTCAGGAGGGTTCTGAATACAACTATGAAGTCTATTACAACGCGAAAGTCACTAACTGGATGTCGCTGCGTCCTAACCTGCAATATGTCACCGCGCCGGGTGCAGTGAGCGAAGTGAAGGATGCGTTTATTGGTGGGATTAGCGCGAATATCGCGTTCTGA